A DNA window from Massilia putida contains the following coding sequences:
- a CDS encoding M48 family metallopeptidase, translated as MNPFFKRSAAVMFAVCAATQGAYAAPRQDERPNQDQVVQDGIAVKPLNRNRIGSVWRDIAAPEEAVNEQAAQQYLALMSKAKQEGALVPESDPQVQRLRAIARRIIPNTIRWNQDAQQWKWQVNLLKSDEVNAFCMPGGRIAFYTGIIDKLRLTDDEIAAVMGHEIAHALREHGRDRQSKATATGLASQLGGAALSAWLGVDVRGATNAAGQLLVLKFSRDEEREADLVGLDIAARSGFDPRAGIALWNKMAVLNQSGAPIELLSTHPGGSERIEQIENHMNVLLPLYARSKGVPVDRLPPYRSNVAQR; from the coding sequence ATGAACCCATTTTTCAAGCGCAGCGCGGCCGTCATGTTTGCCGTTTGCGCCGCCACGCAGGGCGCGTACGCCGCGCCGCGCCAGGACGAGCGCCCGAACCAGGACCAGGTCGTGCAGGACGGCATCGCCGTCAAGCCGCTCAACCGCAACCGCATCGGCAGCGTATGGCGCGACATCGCCGCCCCCGAGGAAGCGGTCAACGAGCAGGCGGCCCAGCAATACCTGGCGCTGATGAGCAAGGCGAAGCAGGAAGGCGCGCTCGTGCCGGAATCCGATCCGCAGGTACAGCGCCTGCGCGCCATCGCCCGGCGCATCATCCCGAACACCATCCGCTGGAACCAGGACGCCCAGCAGTGGAAGTGGCAGGTCAACCTGCTGAAGTCCGACGAAGTGAATGCCTTCTGCATGCCGGGCGGGCGCATTGCCTTCTATACCGGCATCATCGATAAGCTCAGGCTCACGGACGACGAGATTGCGGCCGTGATGGGCCACGAGATCGCGCACGCGCTGCGCGAGCACGGGCGCGACCGCCAGAGCAAGGCGACGGCGACGGGCCTCGCGAGCCAGCTGGGCGGCGCCGCGCTGTCGGCCTGGCTCGGCGTGGACGTGCGCGGCGCGACCAATGCGGCCGGCCAGCTCCTCGTGCTGAAATTCTCGCGCGACGAAGAGCGCGAGGCCGACCTCGTGGGCCTCGACATCGCCGCGCGCTCCGGCTTCGACCCGCGCGCCGGCATCGCGCTGTGGAACAAGATGGCGGTGCTGAACCAGAGCGGCGCGCCGATCGAACTGCTGTCCACGCACCCGGGCGGCAGCGAACGCATCGAGCAGATCGAGAACCACATGAACGTGCTGTTGCCGCTGTACGCGCGCAGCAAGGGCGTGCCGGTCGACCGCCTGCCGCCTTACCGCAGCAACGTCGCCCAGCGCTGA
- a CDS encoding RluA family pseudouridine synthase has protein sequence MARFVRKGHQAAANAVVPLPVRDGVAPSYLWITETRAGGMLAFLEARFPDIAGPSWAARLAKGDVVDAQGERLGPDSHVRQGMRIWYYRELEHETTIPFEERIIFQDEHLLVVDKPHFLPMIPTGRFLRETLLVRLKQTFDLPHLTPIHRLDRETAGVVIFSHNLATRGTYQSMFQKRSIRKVYEALAPVLRGREFPFTYKSRMVDGDKFFVMREEEGEPNSETFVELLETRGDVARYRLHPHTGRKHQLRLHMASLGVPILNDAFYPVALPCKGDDFSAPLQLLARSISFADPLSGEARTFESSRALDWPAA, from the coding sequence ATGGCACGTTTCGTCAGGAAGGGCCACCAGGCCGCCGCCAATGCCGTCGTGCCGCTGCCCGTGCGTGACGGCGTGGCGCCCAGCTATCTGTGGATCACGGAAACCCGCGCCGGCGGCATGCTGGCCTTCCTGGAAGCGCGTTTTCCCGACATCGCCGGCCCGTCCTGGGCCGCGCGCCTTGCGAAAGGCGACGTCGTCGACGCGCAGGGCGAGCGTCTGGGCCCCGACAGCCACGTGCGCCAGGGCATGCGCATCTGGTACTACCGCGAGCTGGAACACGAGACGACCATCCCCTTCGAGGAACGGATCATCTTCCAGGACGAGCACCTGCTCGTCGTCGACAAGCCGCACTTCCTGCCGATGATCCCGACGGGACGCTTCCTGCGCGAGACCCTGCTCGTGCGGCTGAAACAGACATTCGACCTGCCGCACCTGACCCCGATCCACCGCCTCGACCGCGAGACGGCCGGCGTCGTCATCTTCTCGCACAACCTGGCCACGCGCGGGACCTACCAGTCGATGTTCCAGAAGCGCAGCATCCGCAAGGTGTACGAGGCGCTGGCGCCCGTGCTGCGGGGGCGGGAATTCCCGTTCACCTACAAGAGCCGCATGGTCGACGGCGACAAGTTCTTCGTGATGCGGGAAGAAGAGGGCGAGCCGAACTCTGAAACGTTCGTCGAGCTGCTGGAAACGCGCGGCGACGTGGCGCGCTACCGCCTGCACCCGCACACGGGCCGCAAGCACCAGCTGCGGCTGCACATGGCGTCGCTGGGCGTGCCGATCCTGAACGATGCGTTTTATCCCGTCGCGCTGCCGTGCAAGGGCGACGATTTCTCCGCGCCGCTGCAACTGCTGGCGCGCTCGATCAGCTTCGCCGATCCCCTCTCGGGCGAGGCGCGCACCTTCGAAAGCAGCCGCGCGCTGGACTGGCCTGCCGCTTGA
- a CDS encoding beta strand repeat-containing protein, giving the protein MPTQTTAPATTDTAASVVPPILLSATPTGTASDMSIALDFNTAMAAANGTIIVTDGAVQTVIDRETGQPTVRVVGATDTHTLSASSLVIEGTHVKLDVTGLLAGHTYSVVMGADVLQSSGHVAFGGLRSTSQLTFTTPAAPDTKGPALVSVDTNGAVLKAGGSIAVTLTFSKAVANLTADALSAPHASISGVTTNDGGLTWHATLKAPADATTAAGNVLGLDMGKVLDAAGNHGSGISNLASYAVDTQAPTATVALDATLLATGHDAVATIRFSEAVTGFTAAALSAGHATVSNLYTTDGGTTWLATLSGNGATTAGGNVLAVDLGQVRDLAGNAGSGSAASAAYTVDTQGPSTVTIALDGAMLANAKALHATFTFAEAVKDLPLAALNTPHALVSGIATGDGGKTWTATLTPDGSGTWTGNAIGVDLTKVVDLAGNAGSGSIVSAPYTVDTQGPTATVALGGAAMHTGSSLGLTLHFSEAVTDLTAAALQAPNAALANLQHSADYLTWTATLTPQAGVTVTSNTISLDLTKVHDAAGNAGTGSAFSGNYAVDTQGPSAVTIALDGAALGGGNSIHATFTFAESVRDLPLAAISAPHAHVAGIATQDGGKTWTATLTADGSGTWTGNAVGVDLTRVADLAGNTGSGSAMSAMYAVDTQGPGATLALNGSGLTVQFNEAVTDLTAAALQAPNATLANLQHSADYLTWTATLTPLTASGGNAVSLDLAKVHDAFGNAGSGTITAGAAAPADTTPPTVADILFDGTTLGPTHSVAFTITFSESVTGLTTAALQAPHAKVSGLATIDGGKTWTGILTVADGATSSKNNVLGVDLTQVHDAAGNAGAGTATSLSHYDVNTDALTASVSLDGTALVSGGTVGVTIRFSAPVTTLDAGVLNTPHATLGDLHHSDDNLTWYATLSAADAGTLAGTNAVSVDLTKVHDTLGNAGSGTASSGNYTFDTTVAAYVSEIGISEGSDNGPYDHDGITNIGNPTAAGYFFGTLTTSQHLQVTLDGQPVNATGTTFGTPVGSLTAWTYGSEGYLSAGTHTYAASIVDDTGHASVTVSKQFTIDMTAPHLTGSPNGATAFDTTGNLVLTFDKAVYWKNTDNKYYGLQFHNDDGGTTYVNLADGDFSSDHKTVTLTPAELHLGTGNGYTLTLSSSLTDLAGNMVAERSIGFHTAGPYVDVTPPSATALTTPVAAGYVGIGATVEMRVAFSEAVNVVGAPVLLLNNGAKATFQNLSDDHRTAVFAYTVAAGDQDIAGLNITDKSGLVGHFTDGAGHLLDAEHITFGYLGNTLGYPVTINVDAHAPGAPGKPVLDASSDTGVSATDGITMDKTPTLTGTAAEAGGKIEVYEGDTLLGSANVGTDLAWTFTLDDAKAFADGVHTLTVRQVDAAGNRSAPSASLAITIDTAAPTVTLDKSYTKSSANWHSLEFSEKIVFATNGTIDVLDSSNNGKSHHAWNAMTNWDITTNAQGVQNTLELNLGTLVGFYHMIENSNAVQDVAGNIAIIGSSDFYVGPSL; this is encoded by the coding sequence ATGCCCACCCAGACCACCGCCCCTGCCACGACCGACACCGCCGCAAGTGTCGTCCCTCCGATCCTGCTGAGCGCCACGCCGACCGGCACGGCGAGCGACATGAGCATCGCCCTGGACTTCAACACGGCAATGGCGGCCGCCAACGGCACCATCATCGTCACGGACGGTGCCGTGCAGACCGTGATCGACCGCGAAACGGGCCAGCCCACCGTGCGCGTGGTCGGCGCGACCGATACCCACACGCTGTCCGCTTCCAGCCTCGTCATCGAAGGGACTCACGTCAAGCTGGACGTCACGGGCCTGCTGGCCGGCCACACGTACAGCGTGGTGATGGGCGCGGACGTGTTGCAGTCGAGCGGCCACGTGGCGTTTGGCGGCCTGCGGTCCACGTCGCAGCTGACGTTCACCACGCCGGCCGCGCCCGATACCAAGGGCCCGGCGCTCGTCTCGGTCGATACGAACGGCGCCGTCCTCAAGGCGGGCGGCAGCATCGCCGTCACATTGACGTTCTCGAAAGCCGTGGCGAACCTGACGGCGGACGCCCTGAGCGCGCCGCATGCGAGCATCTCCGGCGTGACGACGAACGACGGCGGCCTTACCTGGCATGCGACCCTGAAGGCGCCCGCGGATGCCACGACGGCGGCCGGCAACGTGCTCGGCCTGGACATGGGCAAAGTGCTCGATGCGGCCGGCAACCACGGCAGCGGCATCAGCAACCTGGCCAGCTACGCGGTCGACACCCAGGCGCCCACCGCCACCGTCGCGCTGGACGCCACGCTGCTCGCGACGGGGCATGATGCCGTCGCGACCATCCGGTTTTCCGAAGCCGTCACGGGGTTCACCGCCGCCGCCCTGAGCGCCGGGCACGCGACGGTCTCGAACCTGTACACGACGGACGGCGGCACGACCTGGCTCGCGACCCTGAGCGGCAATGGCGCCACGACCGCAGGCGGCAACGTCCTCGCCGTCGACCTGGGCCAGGTGCGCGACCTGGCCGGCAATGCCGGCAGCGGCAGCGCGGCGTCGGCCGCCTACACGGTCGACACCCAGGGGCCATCCACGGTGACGATCGCCCTCGACGGCGCCATGCTCGCGAACGCCAAGGCGCTGCACGCCACGTTCACGTTCGCGGAAGCAGTGAAAGACCTGCCGCTGGCCGCGCTCAACACGCCACATGCGCTGGTGTCCGGCATCGCCACCGGCGACGGCGGCAAGACGTGGACGGCGACCTTGACGCCGGACGGCAGCGGCACCTGGACCGGCAACGCCATCGGCGTCGACCTGACGAAGGTGGTGGACCTGGCCGGCAATGCCGGCAGCGGATCGATCGTCAGCGCGCCGTACACGGTCGACACGCAGGGCCCGACCGCGACGGTGGCACTGGGCGGCGCCGCCATGCACACGGGCAGCAGCCTGGGACTGACGCTGCATTTCAGCGAAGCCGTGACCGACCTGACGGCGGCCGCGCTGCAGGCCCCGAACGCGGCGCTCGCCAACCTGCAGCACTCGGCCGATTACCTGACGTGGACGGCCACGCTCACCCCGCAGGCCGGCGTGACCGTCACCAGCAACACCATCAGCCTCGACCTCACGAAGGTGCACGACGCGGCGGGCAATGCCGGCACCGGCAGCGCGTTCTCCGGCAACTACGCCGTCGACACGCAGGGCCCGAGCGCGGTCACGATCGCCCTCGACGGCGCCGCGCTCGGCGGCGGCAACAGCATCCACGCCACGTTCACGTTCGCCGAAAGCGTGCGCGATCTTCCGCTGGCCGCGATCAGCGCCCCGCATGCGCACGTCGCCGGCATCGCGACGCAGGATGGCGGCAAGACCTGGACGGCGACGCTCACGGCGGACGGCAGCGGCACCTGGACCGGCAATGCCGTCGGCGTCGACCTGACGAGGGTAGCGGACCTGGCCGGCAACACGGGCAGCGGATCCGCCATGAGTGCCATGTACGCCGTCGATACGCAGGGCCCGGGCGCCACGCTGGCACTGAACGGCAGCGGCCTGACGGTCCAGTTCAACGAAGCCGTGACGGACCTGACGGCGGCCGCGCTGCAGGCACCGAACGCGACGCTCGCCAACCTGCAGCACTCGGCCGACTACCTGACATGGACGGCGACGTTGACGCCGCTTACCGCCAGCGGCGGCAATGCCGTCAGCCTCGACCTCGCGAAGGTGCACGACGCCTTCGGCAACGCGGGCAGCGGCACGATCACGGCCGGCGCCGCGGCGCCGGCCGACACCACGCCCCCCACCGTGGCCGACATCCTGTTCGACGGCACGACGCTCGGCCCGACCCACAGCGTCGCCTTCACGATCACGTTCTCGGAAAGCGTAACCGGCCTGACGACGGCCGCGCTGCAGGCCCCGCACGCGAAGGTGAGCGGACTCGCGACGATCGACGGCGGCAAGACCTGGACCGGCATCCTGACGGTCGCGGATGGCGCGACGAGCAGCAAGAACAACGTGCTGGGCGTGGACCTGACGCAGGTGCACGACGCGGCCGGTAACGCGGGCGCGGGCACGGCGACCTCGCTGTCGCACTACGACGTGAACACGGATGCGCTGACCGCCTCTGTCAGCCTGGACGGCACCGCGCTGGTCAGCGGCGGCACCGTCGGCGTCACGATCCGGTTCTCGGCACCGGTGACGACACTGGATGCCGGCGTCCTCAACACGCCGCACGCCACGCTCGGCGACCTGCACCATTCGGACGACAACCTGACATGGTACGCGACCTTGTCCGCGGCCGATGCGGGAACCCTCGCCGGCACCAACGCCGTCAGCGTGGACCTGACCAAGGTCCACGACACGCTCGGCAATGCGGGCAGCGGCACGGCCAGCTCGGGCAACTACACGTTCGACACGACGGTGGCGGCGTATGTCTCCGAGATCGGGATCAGCGAGGGCAGCGACAACGGTCCGTACGATCACGACGGCATCACGAACATCGGCAACCCAACCGCCGCGGGCTACTTCTTCGGCACGCTGACCACGAGCCAGCACCTGCAGGTCACGCTCGACGGCCAGCCGGTCAACGCGACCGGCACGACCTTCGGCACGCCGGTCGGCAGCCTGACAGCCTGGACTTACGGCAGCGAAGGCTACCTGTCCGCGGGTACCCACACGTACGCCGCGAGCATCGTCGACGACACCGGCCACGCCAGCGTCACGGTGTCGAAACAGTTCACGATCGACATGACGGCACCGCACCTGACCGGGTCGCCCAACGGCGCCACCGCGTTCGACACGACGGGCAACCTCGTCCTCACGTTCGACAAGGCCGTCTACTGGAAAAACACCGACAACAAGTACTACGGCCTGCAGTTCCACAACGATGACGGTGGCACCACGTACGTCAACCTCGCCGACGGCGACTTCTCGAGCGACCACAAGACCGTCACGCTCACTCCCGCCGAACTGCACCTCGGCACCGGCAACGGCTATACCCTCACCTTGTCCTCCTCGCTGACCGACCTGGCCGGCAATATGGTGGCGGAACGCAGCATCGGTTTCCACACGGCCGGCCCCTACGTGGACGTGACGCCGCCCAGCGCGACGGCCCTGACCACGCCTGTCGCCGCCGGGTATGTCGGCATCGGCGCGACCGTCGAGATGCGCGTGGCGTTCAGCGAAGCGGTCAACGTGGTCGGCGCACCCGTCCTGCTCCTCAACAATGGCGCCAAGGCGACCTTCCAGAACCTCAGCGACGATCACCGCACGGCCGTATTCGCCTACACGGTGGCCGCCGGCGACCAGGACATCGCCGGTCTCAACATAACCGACAAGAGCGGCCTGGTCGGCCACTTCACCGACGGCGCCGGCCATCTGCTCGACGCGGAGCACATCACCTTCGGTTACCTGGGGAACACCCTCGGCTACCCTGTCACGATCAACGTCGATGCCCACGCGCCGGGCGCGCCGGGCAAGCCGGTACTGGACGCAAGCAGCGACACGGGTGTCTCGGCCACGGACGGCATCACGATGGACAAGACGCCGACCCTCACGGGCACGGCGGCGGAAGCCGGGGGCAAGATCGAAGTCTACGAAGGCGACACGCTGCTGGGCAGCGCGAACGTCGGCACCGACCTCGCCTGGACGTTCACCCTCGACGACGCGAAGGCGTTCGCGGACGGCGTGCACACGCTGACCGTGCGCCAGGTGGATGCCGCGGGCAACCGCAGCGCTCCCTCCGCGTCGCTCGCCATCACGATCGACACGGCCGCGCCGACGGTCACGCTGGACAAGTCGTATACCAAGTCGTCGGCCAACTGGCACAGCCTCGAATTCAGCGAAAAGATCGTGTTCGCCACCAACGGCACGATCGACGTGCTGGACAGCTCCAACAACGGCAAATCGCATCACGCGTGGAACGCGATGACCAACTGGGACATCACGACGAACGCGCAGGGTGTGCAGAACACCCTGGAGCTCAACCTGGGCACGCTCGTCGGCTTCTATCACATGATCGAGAACAGCAACGCGGTCCAGGACGTGGCGGGCAACATCGCCATCATCGGCAGTTCGGACTTCTACGTCGGCCCGTCGCTCTGA
- a CDS encoding exodeoxyribonuclease III, translating into MPRIISANLNGIRSAHKKGFFSWMANQNADFICVQELKAQQADMTEEFLAPHGYHGHFHYAEKKGYSGTGVYSRTKPDAVRTGFGCVEFDNEGRYTRADVGNLTVISVYCPSGSSSPERQEAKFRFMEVFLPHLQELQAEGREIVICGDWNIAHKEIDLKNWKGNQKNSGFLPEERAWMTRIFDELGLVDVHRGIDQRPEQYTWWSNRGQAWAKNVGWRIDYHVATPGIAAKAHAVSIYKDERFSDHAPLIIDYAA; encoded by the coding sequence ATGCCAAGAATCATCTCCGCGAATTTGAACGGCATCCGTTCCGCCCACAAAAAAGGTTTTTTTAGCTGGATGGCCAACCAGAACGCCGATTTCATCTGCGTTCAGGAGTTGAAGGCCCAGCAGGCGGACATGACCGAGGAATTCCTTGCGCCGCACGGCTACCACGGCCACTTCCACTATGCCGAGAAGAAGGGTTACTCGGGCACGGGCGTCTACAGCCGCACGAAGCCGGATGCCGTCAGGACGGGCTTCGGCTGCGTCGAATTCGACAACGAAGGCCGCTACACCCGCGCCGACGTGGGCAACCTGACCGTCATTTCCGTGTACTGCCCGTCCGGCTCGTCGTCGCCGGAGCGCCAGGAAGCCAAATTCCGCTTCATGGAAGTGTTCCTGCCCCACCTGCAGGAATTGCAAGCGGAAGGCCGCGAGATCGTCATCTGCGGCGACTGGAACATCGCGCACAAGGAAATCGACCTGAAAAACTGGAAGGGCAACCAGAAGAATTCGGGCTTCCTGCCGGAGGAGCGCGCCTGGATGACGCGCATCTTCGACGAGCTGGGCCTCGTGGACGTGCATCGTGGCATCGACCAGCGCCCCGAGCAGTACACGTGGTGGAGCAACCGCGGCCAGGCATGGGCGAAGAACGTCGGGTGGCGCATCGATTACCACGTCGCCACCCCGGGCATCGCCGCCAAGGCGCACGCCGTCTCGATCTACAAGGACGAGCGGTTTTCGGATCATGCGCCGCTGATCATCGATTACGCAGCCTGA
- a CDS encoding ATP-binding protein: MLIRSDDLLSGKYGRSGHFVRFYDDGDVMLDEVASFLGQAVRSDGKGIVIATQDHVDVLRRRLGRAAVRVAWMDAEAVLAQFMVEGWPDPARFEAAVGTAVAAACAGGATLHAFGEMVALLCARGCHDAALELEALWNGLAARYDFSLFCAYPWDAFPTPDLAHAFRHVCAQHDHACADQALDLPAEGDADIGRIRLEQEVRALRADVARHKENEQTLRLSERELADFVENAVEGLHRVGADGTILWANRAELQMLGYTWEEYVGHNIAEFHADTPVIGDIISRLVRGETLYDYPARLRCKDGSIRHVLIHSNGSFEDGQLRFTRCFTRDATERRERDIALRQRDRMLLDAPVAAALLTGPDFVFRLANRRYCELVGRGGIEGQPLLQAFPELRGSEIHHLLEQVHATGQAARVEELHVHERFLKFSVEPLAVEEGEERGMIVVAVDVTEQVRIRQEIEHAHAEREELLAELTTANRAKDEFLAMLGHELRNPLSPIVSALELIRMRGETGSLREREVIERQVQHLVRLVDDLLDVSRVTRGKVELKCERVEIAQPLGKAIEMARPLLEQHRHRLDVDIEPALVWEGDPMRLAQVVANLLTNAARYTPAGGHVMVRARGADGEQVRIDVTDTGIGMTPELRAQVFDLFFQGKRNIDRAEGGLGIGLALVKNIVELHGGRVEAHSDGPGKGSAFVVLLPRRTPAAGAVEDVPRVPSAPAAARCRVMLVDDNVDGADTLARLLAAHGHEVRVFHEPVAALAAVPGFLPDLAVLDIGLPVLDGYEVARRLRVLLDGHPCRLVSSR, translated from the coding sequence GTGCTGATCAGATCCGATGACCTCCTGTCAGGTAAATACGGCAGGAGCGGGCATTTCGTAAGGTTTTACGACGACGGCGACGTCATGCTGGACGAAGTCGCGAGCTTTCTCGGCCAAGCCGTGCGGTCGGACGGTAAAGGTATCGTGATCGCCACGCAGGACCACGTCGACGTGCTGCGCCGGCGCCTCGGCCGGGCGGCCGTGCGGGTCGCCTGGATGGATGCCGAGGCCGTGCTGGCGCAGTTCATGGTCGAGGGCTGGCCGGATCCGGCACGCTTCGAGGCCGCGGTCGGCACCGCGGTGGCCGCCGCCTGCGCCGGCGGCGCCACCCTGCACGCCTTCGGCGAAATGGTGGCGCTGTTGTGTGCGCGCGGCTGCCACGACGCCGCGCTCGAACTCGAGGCGCTGTGGAACGGACTGGCGGCGCGGTACGACTTCTCGCTGTTCTGTGCCTATCCCTGGGACGCGTTCCCGACGCCGGACCTCGCGCACGCCTTCCGCCACGTGTGCGCCCAACATGATCACGCCTGCGCCGACCAGGCACTGGACCTGCCGGCCGAAGGCGACGCCGACATCGGCCGCATCCGGCTCGAGCAGGAAGTGCGGGCGCTGCGCGCCGACGTGGCGCGGCACAAGGAGAACGAGCAGACACTGCGTCTCAGTGAACGGGAACTCGCGGACTTCGTCGAGAACGCGGTCGAGGGCCTGCACCGCGTCGGCGCCGACGGCACCATCCTGTGGGCGAACCGCGCGGAACTGCAGATGCTCGGCTACACCTGGGAAGAATACGTCGGCCACAACATCGCCGAGTTCCACGCCGACACGCCGGTCATCGGCGACATCATCTCGCGGCTGGTGCGCGGCGAAACGCTGTACGACTATCCTGCGCGGCTGCGCTGCAAGGACGGTTCGATCCGCCACGTGCTGATCCACTCGAACGGCAGCTTCGAAGATGGCCAGCTGCGCTTCACCCGTTGCTTCACGCGCGACGCCACCGAGCGGCGCGAGCGCGACATCGCGCTCCGGCAGCGCGACCGCATGCTGCTCGACGCCCCGGTGGCGGCGGCCCTGCTGACGGGGCCGGACTTCGTCTTCCGCCTGGCCAACCGCCGCTACTGCGAGCTGGTCGGCCGCGGCGGCATCGAAGGACAGCCCTTGCTGCAAGCCTTTCCGGAATTGCGCGGCAGCGAGATCCACCATCTGCTGGAACAAGTCCACGCCACCGGCCAGGCGGCACGCGTGGAAGAGTTGCACGTGCACGAACGCTTCCTCAAGTTCAGCGTCGAGCCGCTGGCGGTGGAAGAGGGCGAGGAGCGCGGCATGATCGTCGTTGCCGTCGACGTCACCGAACAGGTACGCATCCGCCAGGAGATCGAGCATGCCCACGCCGAGCGCGAAGAACTGCTGGCCGAACTGACGACCGCCAACCGCGCCAAGGACGAATTCCTGGCCATGCTCGGCCACGAACTGCGCAACCCGCTGTCGCCGATCGTCAGCGCGCTGGAGCTGATCCGCATGCGCGGCGAGACCGGCTCGCTGCGCGAGCGCGAGGTCATCGAGCGCCAGGTGCAGCACCTGGTGCGGCTGGTGGACGACCTGCTGGACGTGTCGCGCGTCACCCGCGGCAAGGTGGAGCTCAAGTGCGAGCGCGTCGAGATCGCCCAGCCCCTGGGCAAGGCCATCGAGATGGCCCGGCCGCTGCTGGAACAGCACCGTCACCGGCTCGACGTCGACATCGAACCGGCACTCGTCTGGGAAGGCGATCCGATGCGCCTGGCCCAGGTGGTGGCCAACCTGTTGACCAACGCGGCGCGCTACACGCCGGCCGGCGGCCATGTCATGGTGCGCGCGCGCGGCGCGGACGGCGAACAGGTGCGCATCGACGTGACGGACACCGGCATCGGCATGACGCCCGAACTGCGCGCCCAGGTGTTCGACCTGTTCTTCCAGGGGAAGCGCAACATCGACCGCGCCGAGGGCGGCCTGGGCATCGGGCTGGCCCTCGTCAAGAACATCGTCGAACTGCACGGTGGCCGCGTGGAAGCGCACAGCGACGGGCCGGGCAAGGGCAGCGCGTTCGTCGTGCTGCTGCCCCGGCGCACGCCGGCCGCCGGCGCGGTGGAGGACGTGCCGCGCGTGCCGTCCGCCCCGGCGGCGGCACGGTGCCGCGTGATGCTGGTGGACGACAACGTCGACGGCGCCGACACGCTGGCGCGCCTGCTCGCCGCGCACGGCCACGAGGTACGCGTCTTCCACGAACCGGTGGCCGCGCTGGCCGCCGTGCCGGGCTTCCTGCCCGACCTGGCCGTGCTCGACATCGGCCTGCCCGTCCTCGACGGCTATGAAGTGGCGCGCCGCCTGCGCGTGCTGCTGGATGGCCATCCGTGCCGTCTCGTCTCGTCGCGTTGA
- the pyrE gene encoding orotate phosphoribosyltransferase codes for MDNLRQQFIAFSVEAEVLKFGQFITKAGRQSPYFFNAGLFHDGATLGKLADFYAQTLLDSGLEFDMLFGPAYKGITLASSTAVALAAKGRNTSFAYNRKEAKDHGEGGTIVGAKLAGRVVIIDDVISAGTSVRESVAMIRAAGAEPAAVLIALDRMERGGKDGVLSPLSAVQEVSQNYGIPVISIASLADLFGYLETDPSLAQHKDAVAAYRHQYGVA; via the coding sequence GTGGACAATCTGCGCCAACAGTTCATTGCGTTTTCAGTCGAAGCCGAAGTCTTGAAGTTCGGCCAATTCATCACCAAGGCGGGCCGCCAGTCGCCGTACTTCTTCAACGCGGGCCTGTTCCACGACGGTGCCACGCTCGGCAAGCTGGCCGATTTCTACGCCCAGACGCTGCTCGATTCCGGCCTCGAATTCGACATGCTGTTCGGCCCCGCCTACAAGGGCATCACCCTGGCATCGAGCACCGCGGTGGCGCTGGCGGCGAAAGGCCGCAATACGTCGTTCGCCTACAACCGCAAGGAAGCCAAGGACCACGGCGAAGGCGGCACCATCGTCGGCGCCAAGCTGGCCGGCCGCGTCGTCATCATCGACGACGTGATCTCGGCGGGAACGTCCGTGCGCGAATCCGTCGCGATGATCCGTGCCGCCGGCGCCGAACCGGCCGCCGTGCTGATCGCGCTCGACCGCATGGAGCGCGGCGGCAAGGACGGCGTGCTGTCGCCGCTGTCGGCCGTGCAGGAAGTCAGCCAGAACTACGGCATCCCCGTCATCTCGATCGCCAGCCTGGCCGACCTGTTCGGCTACCTGGAAACCGATCCGTCGCTGGCGCAGCACAAGGACGCCGTCGCGGCGTACCGTCACCAATACGGCGTGGCCTGA